One region of Triticum aestivum cultivar Chinese Spring chromosome 6B, IWGSC CS RefSeq v2.1, whole genome shotgun sequence genomic DNA includes:
- the LOC123134737 gene encoding vasodilator-stimulated phosphoprotein-like has translation MSSSSSNSSTGDSSSDEPFDLPVATQTLPTLQVQSLRIRDHVLITLDYEKENYGLWRRQFLSALAKFGLTDHVDGSPAQATSDWALNDFAVLSWYNATVTPSTLEIVQERKNSAYTIWRSLRSLFRSNRDARITYLLDEFHSFLQGDLSVVEYTSRLKQMADTLRDLGHRIKDRDLVHNVLRGLDERFQHAVPHMTSGRRPSFIKLRSFLQLEEQRLSRQARVAARTALIAQASAYYAARPPAPAPAPAPASFNPALLGPLPHAAGSSAGSSGARGRPKKRKANPAGPGGSSSGGVAPAGLLPGPRPPTTVAGTFQGILGARPPAPTLPQAHQATTVASPSPQWDQAALIAALNQMALHPPSAPGGEWVLDSGASSHMSSGSGSGHKDGASPM, from the exons atgagctcctcctcctccaactcttccacCGGCGACTCCTCCTCCGACGAGCCGTTTGATCTCCCGGTTGCCACCCAAACCCTGCCCACTCTTCAGGTCCAAAGCCTTCGCATCCGGGACCACGTTCTCATCACCCTCGACTACGAGAAAGAAAACTACGGCCTCTGGCGCCGTCAGTTTCTCTCCGCCCTCGCCAAGTTCGGCCTCACCGATCATGTCGACGGCTCGCCGGCGCAGGCTACATCCGACTGGGCGCTCAACGACTTCGCCGTCCTCTCGTGGTATAACGCCACCGTGACGCCCTCAACCTTGGAGATCGTCCAGGAGCGCAAGAACTCAGCGTACACCATATGGCGCTCGCTCCGCTCGCTCTTCCGTAGCAACCGCGATGCGCGCATCACCTATCTCCTTGATGAATTTCACAGTTTTCTTCAAGGAGATCTTTCCGTCGTTGAGTACACTTCTCGGCTCAAGCAGATGGCTGACACCCTTCGGGACCTCGGCCATCGCATCAAGGACCGCGACCTCGTCCACAACGTCCTCCGCGGCCTCGACGAGCGCTTCCAGCACGCCGTTCCCCACATGACGAGTGGACGTCGGCCCTCCTTCATCAAGCTGCGCTCCTTCCTCCAGCTCGAGGAGCAGCGCCTCAGCCGCCAGGCGCGCGTGGCCGCGCGCACCGCACTCATCGCCCAGGCCAGCGCCTACTACGCGGCGCGacctccggcgccggcgccggcgcccgctCCGGCCTCCTTCAACCCGGCCCTGCTCGGCCCTCTGCCCCACGCCGCCGGCAGCTCGGCCGGCTCCTCCGGGGCACGCGGCCGCCCAAAGAAGCGCAAGGCCAACCCAGCGGGGCCTGGAGGCTCCTCTTCCGGCGGGGTTGCTCCTGCTGGGCTTCTCCCTGGACCGCGTCCTCCTACTACTGTCGCCGGCACCTTCCAAGGGATACTTGGTGCCCGGCCACCTGCCCCGACTCTGCCCCAAGCGCACCAGGCCACAACGGTGGCGTCGCCTTCCCCACAATGGGATCAGGCGGCTCTCATCGCCGCCCTCAATCAGATGGCGCTGCATCCGCCCTCTGCACCCGGCGGCGaatgggtcctcgacagtggcgcTTCGTCCCACATGAGCTCCGGTTCCG GATCTGGCCACAAAGACGGTGCTTCTCCGATGTGA